A part of Cervus elaphus chromosome 11, mCerEla1.1, whole genome shotgun sequence genomic DNA contains:
- the LOC122703557 gene encoding sulfotransferase 1C2-like — MALITAGTQPSLGEVAGIPLPATTVDNWPQIQGFEAQPDDLLICTYPKSGTTWIQEIVDLIEQSGDVDKCQRAAIQHRHPFLEWARPPQPSGVEKARAMPRPRVLRTHLPAQLLPPSFWESNCKFLYVARNAKDCLVSYYHFQRMNRTLPDPGIWDQYFETFISGKVAWGSWFEHVRGWWELRDSVRMLFLFYEDIKRNPKQEIQKVMKFMGKNLDGAVLDTIVQETTFEKMKANPMTNRSTAPKTVLDQSISPFMRKGIVGDWKNHFTVAQNERFDEIYRQKMKGTSINFCTEL; from the exons ATGGCCCTAATCACGGCGGGGACACAGCCCTCACTAGGGGAGGTGGCGGGGATCCCCCTGCCGGCCACCACCGTGGACAACTGGCCCCAGATCCAGGGCTTCGAGGCCCAGCCGGACGACCTCCTCATCTGTACCTACCCTAAGTCAG GGACCACGTGGATCCAGGAAATTGTGGACTTGATTGAGCAGAGTGGGGATGTGGACAAGTGTCAGCGGGCGGCCATCCAACACCGCCACCCATTCCTCGAGTGGGCCCGGCCGCCCCAGCCCTCCG GTGTGGAGAAGGCCAGAGCAATGCCCCGGCCCCGGGTGCTAAGGACCCACCTCCCCGCCCAGCTGCTGCCTCCATCCTTCTGGGAAAGCAACTGCAAG TTCCTCTATGTTGCTCGAAATGCCAAGGACTGTCTGGTTTCCTACTACCACTTCCAGAGGATGAACCGGACGCTTCCCGATCCAGGCATCTGGGACCAGTACTTTGAAACCTTCATCAGTGGAAAAG TCGCATGGGGGTCCTGGTTCGAGCATGTGAGAGGCTGGTGGGAGCTGAGAGACAGCGTCCGGATGCTCTTTCTCTTCTATGAGGACATCAAGAGG AACCCAAAGCAGGAAATTCAGAAAGTGATGAAGTTCATGGGGAAGAACTTGGATGGAGCCGTGCTGGACACCATTGTCCAGGAGACGACATTTGAGAAGATGAAGGCAAACCCCATGACCAACCGTTCCACGGCTCCCAAGACCGTCTTGGACCAGTCCATCTCCCCCTTCATGAGGAAAG GAATCGTGGGGGATTGGAAAAACCACTTCACGGTGGCTCAGAATGAGAGATTTGATGAAATCTACAGGCAAAAGATGAAAGGAACCTCAATCAACTTCTGCACAGAGCTCTGA
- the LOC122703558 gene encoding small ubiquitin-related modifier 1, with translation MSDQEAKPSTEDLGDKKEGEYIKLKVIGQDSSEIHFKVKMTTHLKKLKESYCQRQGVPMNSLRFLFEGQRIADNHTPKELGMEEEDVIEVYQEQTGGHSTV, from the coding sequence ATGTCTGACCAGGAAGCAAAACCTTCAACCGAGGACTTGGGGGATAAGAAGGAAGGAGAATATATTAAACTCAAAGTCATTGGACAGGATAGCAGTGAGATTCACTTCAAAGTGAAAATGACGACACATCTCAAGAAACTCAAAGAATCATACTGTCAAAGACAGGGAGTTCCTATGAATTCACTCAGGTTTCTCTTTGAAGGTCAGAGAATTGCTGATAATCACACTCCAAAAGAACTGGGAATGGAGGAAGAAGATGTGATTGAAGTTTATCAGGAACAAACAGGGGGTCATTCAACGGTTtag